From a single Stackebrandtia endophytica genomic region:
- a CDS encoding ABC transporter ATP-binding protein: MTWTSTAPSAATPHLEQTAIEMTSVTKVYGDRENPVTALNDVSLRIPTGSFTAIVGPSGSGKSTLLHCGAALDSPTSGTIRIAGTDLTGLSETKRTLLRRDLIGFVFQAYNLVPSLTIGQNITLPARLAGSTIDRDRLAMLVERVGLTDRLNHLPGQLSGGQQQRAAIVRALATDPAVVFADEPTGALDLRTGHEVLRLLRNLVDDLGQTVVMVTHDPSAAARAHRSVVMANGSITKVLDAPTAAQLSYELINQEDQ, translated from the coding sequence ATGACGTGGACCTCGACCGCCCCCTCCGCCGCCACCCCGCACCTGGAGCAGACCGCCATCGAGATGACCTCGGTTACCAAGGTCTACGGCGACCGGGAGAATCCGGTGACCGCGCTCAACGATGTGAGTCTGCGAATCCCGACGGGAAGCTTCACCGCGATCGTCGGCCCCTCCGGTTCCGGCAAGAGCACGCTGCTGCACTGCGGTGCGGCGTTGGATTCACCGACCAGCGGCACCATTCGGATCGCCGGAACCGATCTGACCGGCCTGTCCGAGACGAAGCGGACCCTGCTGCGACGTGACCTCATCGGTTTCGTCTTTCAGGCGTACAACCTGGTTCCCTCCTTGACGATCGGCCAGAACATCACGTTGCCGGCGCGACTGGCGGGCAGCACGATCGACCGGGACCGGTTGGCCATGCTGGTGGAGCGGGTCGGGTTGACCGACCGGCTGAACCACCTGCCGGGTCAGCTGTCGGGCGGTCAGCAGCAACGGGCGGCGATCGTTCGCGCATTGGCCACGGACCCGGCTGTCGTGTTCGCCGATGAGCCGACCGGCGCCCTGGACTTGAGGACCGGTCATGAGGTCCTGCGACTGCTACGCAATCTCGTCGACGATCTGGGGCAGACCGTCGTCATGGTGACTCACGACCCGAGCGCGGCGGCTCGGGCTCACCGATCCGTCGTCATGGCCAACGGCAGCATCACGAAGGTGCTGGACGCCCCAACGGCCGCGCAGCTCTCGTACGAATTGATCAACCAGGAGGACCAGTGA